From a single Bacillota bacterium genomic region:
- a CDS encoding LysM peptidoglycan-binding domain-containing protein: MRRIGTVFLVLFLLVAAALPAQAARRTIALGDLGDDVAELQAILARLGFSPGPVDGDFGYRTAEAVQQFQARQQLAVDGIVGPATWRALDQALADPSQPAATNRSGASFVRYIVQPGDTLYLIARRYGMGMEEIVGANALPRPDLIYPGQALAIPRSFPSAPPVDPVPAPTPKPTPGGQAFDVVGYYVEYYSGDDLSWNSFKAYQDTISTVAAFSYEINWDGSVSGQAYQGLLKEAKAAGKPVLALVHNISAGGGFDRNLVQAVLSNPSLRQTAVVNIARTVRDNGYAGVNVDFEDVPTYNRDLYTAFVRELAAVLQKDGYQVTLSVPAKTWDDPNNAWSGAFDYQALGKIADAIMIMTYDEHWSGGSAGPVASIGWVKQVVEYATKEIPAEKIRLGIAAYGYDWPAGGYGGRAVTSSEAVSIAQRYGAAIQWDDAAQCPYFTYWPGNYAREVWFENPSSTAAKLDLAAQYNLGGIAIWRLGFEDPGIWKVIADKF; the protein is encoded by the coding sequence GTGCGACGAATTGGTACTGTGTTCTTAGTTCTGTTTTTGCTGGTGGCCGCTGCACTCCCGGCCCAAGCAGCCCGAAGAACAATAGCCTTGGGCGATCTGGGAGACGATGTGGCCGAGTTGCAGGCAATTTTGGCTCGGTTGGGATTTAGTCCTGGGCCGGTGGACGGTGATTTTGGTTATCGGACTGCGGAGGCGGTGCAGCAGTTTCAGGCCCGCCAGCAACTGGCAGTGGACGGTATTGTGGGCCCGGCCACCTGGCGGGCGTTGGATCAGGCCTTGGCGGATCCGTCCCAGCCTGCGGCTACAAACCGGTCCGGGGCGTCGTTCGTACGGTACATAGTCCAGCCCGGGGATACTCTGTATCTTATCGCCCGGCGCTATGGCATGGGTATGGAAGAAATTGTTGGAGCCAATGCCCTCCCCCGCCCGGATCTTATTTATCCCGGGCAGGCGCTGGCAATTCCGCGCTCCTTCCCGTCGGCTCCGCCGGTGGATCCGGTACCGGCACCGACGCCGAAGCCAACTCCCGGCGGACAAGCTTTCGATGTGGTGGGCTACTATGTGGAGTACTACAGCGGCGACGATCTGTCGTGGAATTCGTTTAAGGCCTACCAAGATACTATCTCTACTGTAGCTGCTTTTTCTTATGAGATCAACTGGGACGGCTCCGTGAGCGGACAAGCCTATCAGGGCCTGCTTAAAGAAGCGAAAGCTGCCGGCAAACCGGTACTGGCTCTGGTCCACAATATCAGTGCCGGCGGCGGCTTCGATCGGAATCTGGTCCAGGCCGTGTTGTCTAACCCGTCCCTGCGGCAGACTGCTGTGGTCAACATTGCCCGGACAGTGCGGGATAATGGCTATGCCGGTGTTAATGTCGACTTTGAAGACGTGCCCACTTACAACCGCGACTTGTACACCGCCTTTGTCCGGGAATTGGCCGCTGTACTGCAAAAAGACGGCTATCAGGTAACGCTGTCGGTGCCGGCCAAAACCTGGGACGACCCCAACAACGCCTGGTCCGGCGCCTTCGACTACCAGGCGTTGGGTAAGATAGCCGACGCCATCATGATCATGACCTACGACGAGCATTGGAGCGGCGGTTCAGCCGGTCCGGTGGCGTCCATAGGCTGGGTAAAACAGGTGGTGGAGTATGCCACTAAAGAAATCCCGGCCGAGAAAATCCGCCTGGGCATCGCCGCCTACGGCTATGATTGGCCGGCCGGTGGCTACGGCGGACGAGCCGTCACCAGCAGCGAGGCCGTGTCCATCGCCCAGCGGTACGGAGCCGCCATCCAGTGGGATGATGCCGCTCAGTGCCCATACTTCACCTACTGGCCCGGCAACTACGCCCGCGAAGTCTGGTTCGAAAACCCCTCCAGCACCGCGGCTAAATTGGACCTGGCCGCCCAGTACAACCTGGGAGGAATCGCCATCTGGCGCCTGGGCTTCGAAGACCCCGGCATTTGGAAAGTGATCGCTGACAAGTTTTAA